The following is a genomic window from Planctomycetia bacterium.
GCTGTTACGCTCGCCAGCAGCACCGACCTTGCCGGTATCGTCGGTCTGGCGATCGGCGATCTCGACGCGGATTCTCACCCCGACGTGGTTGCAGCATGTAACGCGCGGCTCGTTTATCTCCACAGCCCCGCCGCTCCGCGGACCGGCGCCTGGACCCTCTCGACGCTCGACCAGTCCAACGACGCAGCGCTGGGACAATGGAACGACGTCGCCATCGGAAACATCGACAACGCCAACGGCCAGGACATCGTTGCCTGCAATGCCGGCACGCCGGGTCGCGTGAGCTGGTTCCGCAGCCCAGCGGCGAACATTGTGAACGGGACCGGTTGGACCCGCGTGGACATCGACATGGCCTCGCGCACAAATGCCTCGTCGGTGGCACTAGCTGATTTCGACGCTGACAATCGAATCGATGTCATCTCAACAGCGCCCGGTGAGAGCACCGCCCGTGTGGCGTGGTACAAGAATCCGGCCAATCCGCAGACCGACTTGTGGACCAAGTTCACCGTCGGGAATCTGGCCGCCGCGTCACGACTGGCCATCGCCGATTTGAACGTGGACGGCCGCTCCGACGTGATCTCGATCAACGGGCCCGGTCGGCAGGTCGGTTGGTACGTTCGGCCGGTGGACGCGACGCAGGCGTGGAGCGGGTTCCTGCTGACCATGTACACGACTGCGCAACCAGTGGACGTAAAGGCGGCGGACTTGAACGCGGACAATCAGGTGGACGTCGTGGTGGCGACCAATACCGGCGGCACGCTCCGCTGGTTCATTCCCACGCCCGGCCAGACGCAGACGGCCCAGTGGCTGGAAAACAATGTTCGCGACGTGACGGAGACGATCCAGCGAATCGCGCTCGGCGACATAGATGCCGACGGCCGGCCCGACGTCATTGCCCCGCTTCAAGCCGCGTCATCCGCCGCCGACACCGTCGCTTGGTTCGAGAATCCCGAGTGAAATCGCGGTTGTAGGGCCCCGATCGGTAACAACATTGTATCAGCGGGCCTCGAACAGCCCCTGCACCGAGATGCCCGTTTCAATCCTATCCTTTGTTGCCGGCTCAAGATAAGTCCGATTGCACATCACCATCACTTGTCTGTATGAGACGAGTCTTCCGTGAAAGCATGAACAGCGCGGCTACGTCTTGCATACATGGTTAGCAGTGATTCGCCGCGGAGCGTTTCCGAGGCAGTCACTCGGTCATGTAAAGGAGTCGTATCATGTACAAGTCGAAGTGGTTTGTGGGTTCGGCCGTCCTTGCGGGTTGTCTCGCGATTGTCGGTCGCGTATCAACCGTCTCGGCAGCGGGCAACGATGCCCAGATTGCAAAACAACTGACTACTGACAAGATCACGCTCACCCGCGCCATTGAGGTGGCCCAGGAAGCCTCCAAAGGCAAGGCAGTCAGCGCCAGCGCGCGGATGATGGGGAGCGACTTGGAGATTTATGTACATTGCCTGGCCGGGGACAGGTGCATGGAAGTGCCGGTCAACGCCAAGACTGGCAAGGCTGGAAAGCTGACCGAGACCAAGGCGATTGGAAAGCTCAATCCTCTGGCACAAGCCCGCGAGGTCGAAAAGCTGTTGACCGAGGACAAGATCACCCTTGCCTCAGCCATTCAGACCGCCCAGACCAACAGCAAGGGAGAGGCAATCTCCGCTCATTGTACGACCGCCGGCGCAAAGCTGACGATCGAAGTCCGCTGTGTCGCCGCGGAGAAGCCGCTTCAGGTGTTGGTGGACGGCAAGACCAACAAGGTCACCAGGACGGAACAGGTCGCGCAGGCCGGTGGACACCCCCGGCATCACGGCGGCAATCATTCCAACCCGCCCAAGAAGTGATTGGTTCGTGCCCGCTCTCCCAGCCGCGACCACCGGCGAGTAGGTCGCGCGCTGGACATGCAGGGTCCGCCTTCCTGAATCTTCAAAAGGCGGACCCGATCATTCTGAATCTCATGTCAGGTTTCAGGGTGGTGGCCCATCCGGTTGAGGTTGCTCCATCGAATAGAGCCACCACCGCCGCTTGGCCGATTCGCCGCGTTTGACATGCCGAACGGCGTAGAGCGTCATCACCTCGCCGCTGTCCACGCGCACCTTCCAGAAATGTTTTCGGTAATAGGCCTCTCCCCTGCGATGAAACTCACGCTCGCTCGCCTTCCATTGCGTGATTGTCTCAGCGATTACGTAGTGACGGTCTCGCCAGGTAAATCCCGTCGGTAGCCCGGGCTGGCCCGATGCCATCGCTGCGGCATCAAAGCTCGCCGCGTCGGGCACGATCGCCTCGGAAATGAATGTCTCATCCGCCATCTGAGGAGTTCATCGTACCCGCCCTCTTGAGTTCTGCGATCTCGCAACCCGAAGGATGATTCACAGAATCGACCGATAGAATCCACACCAGCCGCCAAAAAACCGGTTTCATACGTCCGGCTCACTTCGATTTCTTCATGGATCCCCGCGCCCGCTCGATATAGGAAGCGGCGGAATCCGGGGGCTTCGCGTGTGCGCGAGTCGCGAGCTCCGCCTGATCTTTGAAAGGGTCGATCGCTATGAACGCCTCCGCTGCAACAGATGTCGTCCTGACGAAGCCGCCTCGCCGTGTGCCCGCGCCGGTTTGTGTCGGTGCGCTCCTCGGCGCCAAGCAACTGCAGTTCGGCTGCGGCATCATCCTCATCGCCATGA
Proteins encoded in this region:
- a CDS encoding VCBS repeat-containing protein — encoded protein: MRRSALKMIFMSLASAPLLGTTCLGGTGGTGFPRTANWNRATVNTGAALRPTVSLTADFDGDGKVDILVGYAGSGASNPAVVIFFQDTTTTFTAVTLASSTDLAGIVGLAIGDLDADSHPDVVAACNARLVYLHSPAAPRTGAWTLSTLDQSNDAALGQWNDVAIGNIDNANGQDIVACNAGTPGRVSWFRSPAANIVNGTGWTRVDIDMASRTNASSVALADFDADNRIDVISTAPGESTARVAWYKNPANPQTDLWTKFTVGNLAAASRLAIADLNVDGRSDVISINGPGRQVGWYVRPVDATQAWSGFLLTMYTTAQPVDVKAADLNADNQVDVVVATNTGGTLRWFIPTPGQTQTAQWLENNVRDVTETIQRIALGDIDADGRPDVIAPLQAASSAADTVAWFENPE